In Coccidioides posadasii str. Silveira chromosome 4, complete sequence, one genomic interval encodes:
- the TFB4 gene encoding RNA polymerase II transcription factor B subunit 4 (BUSCO:372510at4751~EggNog:ENOG410PIUI~COG:K~BUSCO:12322at33183), giving the protein MNPVDSSDHFEADTAASLLTIVLDTNPHAWALLEDTLPLSTAVANLLVFVNAHLACNYANKVAVVASHSQEARWLYPTPTTASSNTNQDEPADTDGDVAMSSTTGESPASNKYRPFRIVEEQLTRNLKALLATTSPASVSSATSTMMAGALTLALSHINRETIAYAETHGTSRLDSDPSNPTPTATGLPPPPGSHPDPTSQSSRSSPTGLQSRILIISVSSATGSAHQYIPIMNSIFACQRLHIPIDICKLSGDAVFLQQACDATRGIYVPVDHPRGFLQYLMVAFLPDQRSRRHLILPTRVDVDFRAACFCHRKVVDVGFVCSICLSIFCEPPEGADCLTCGTHLELGDYGAKPVVIAKKKKRKKGATKALVANGGSSGGATPISNPTSTPTLP; this is encoded by the exons ATGAACCCTGTTGATTCTTCCGATCACTTTGAAGCTG ATACCGCTGCATCACTCCTAACCATTGTGCTCGACACCAACCCGCACGCTTGGGCCCTGCTAGAAGACACCCTCCCACTCTCCACAGCTGTCGCCAATCTCCTCGTCTTCGTCAACGCCCATCTCGCTTGCAACTATGCGAACAAGGTGGCTGTTGTCGCCAGCCACTCCCAGGAGGCCCGATGGCTGTATCCGACCCCAACCACAGCCTCATCCAACACAAACCAAGATGAGCCAGCAGACACAGACGGAGACGTCGCCATGTCTTCCACAACAGGCGAAAGCCCAGCATCCAACAAATACCGCCCCTTCCGCATCGTCGAGGAGCAACTAACCCGCAACCTCAAAGCCCTCCTCGCCACAACCTCCCCGGCCTCCGTCAGCTCCGCCACCTCGACCATGATGGCCGGCGCTCTCACCCTTGCCCTGAGCCACATAAACCGCGAGACAATCGCCTACGCCGAAACCCACGGCACTTCCAGACTCGACAGCGATCCTTCCAATCCCACCCCGACGGCCACCGGCCTCCCTCCACCACCAGGCTCCCACCCAGACCCAACCTCACAATCATCCCGCTCCTCCCCGACCGGCCTCCAGTCCCGCATCCTCATAATCTCCGTAAGCAGCGCCACGGGCTCAGCCCACCAGTACATCCCTATCATGAACAGTATCTTCGCCTGCCAGCGCCTGCATATCCCCATCGACATCTGCAAACTCTCCGGCGATGCCGTCTTCCTCCAGCAAGCCTGCGACGCCACCCGCGGCATCTACGTTCCCGTAGACCACCCCCGCGGATTCCTACAGTACCTCATGGTGGCTTTCCTCCCGGACCAGCGCTCACGGCGACACCTGATCCTGCCCACGCGCGTTGACGTTGACTTCCGCGCCGCCTGCTTCTGCCACCGGAAGGTCGTCGATGTGGGCTTCGTCTGCAGCATTTGCCTGAGCATCTTCTGCGAGCCTCCAGAGGGCGCGGACTGTCTGACCTGCGGTACTCACTTGGAGTTGGGAGATTACGGTGCGAAGCCGGTTGTCATcgcgaagaagaagaagcgtAAAAAGGGTGCTACAAAGGCCCTCGTCGCAAATGGAGGCTCGTCTGGCGGAGCGACTCCAATTTCTAATCCAACATCAACACCTACTTTACCTTAG
- a CDS encoding uncharacterized protein (EggNog:ENOG410PIQT~COG:D,O~TransMembrane:1 (i281-304o)~BUSCO:3017at33183): MVSVLNNDQAARLVREAVELVDAGHREAASRNLREAIALAPENAEVKAAFLKVREDEENNHTLLNLCRRYIHQQDEDAGKEAARYLRQEGLEPPTDVALASLKLVLASPASKHSATQDDIISGLVRQSASCRQYFAAELQSSATQFFDEIYDRGDGAVVCLDTVILDKGLWPSETNRSHCEGELLQLFIAKLMESGHDHDGRSLKGIARLLAVHAQCLHHLIDEEGFDVILSSLDLRLPVDVRSQATLATAKYLEASQETGQELFTKVVKARVARRRCEDYIIAFSAAAVVFPLVPAIASTLFLSEGFLQSLTPLLYKRQKHPALELAVLELFNAACIDRACRDAIDKHHSECLSYTLSNGSQEAAGLSAVILAKIQASEKKSEALSSRMQEASTESHDLVERFKNLLSEQPSGEGICHAVEGLAYSSVKPEVKEQIAKDSDFLKNLVHILRNRKAENTVLYGGLMTIWNVTKYRPNLSEDQRKLSELKAYANTSKPAQPHKLDDEEHVKIRCTAVIDAGVVPLLIDCEKQNLSSIKSLNHQILLALSRDPKSRGKLAQQGAVKLLVAALNPGGDAARKLNDSTYNAAHALARILISVNPSHVFPSSGFPQITSAVRPLLLLLTPSETSSTDQPRDLLPIFESLLALTNLASSPDRNAGASIVRAGWTTIEDLLLSGHSYIQRAVCELVCNLMTCEQGIGKFADRSARASQRLHIILALADVEDLPTRRAAGGALAMLTEYESAVSAILDRERGLKIILGLCADDDDGLVHRGVVCLNNLVRATGDIGKRAKKDLLENGALDTLKTCLTQSHNPAVVESGVEALKALIN; the protein is encoded by the exons ATGGTTTCGGTGCTTAATAACGATCAGGCGGCGCGACTTGTAAGGGAAGCTGTTGAGCTTGTAGATGCTGGCCATCGCGAG GCTGCCTCCCGCAACCTCCGCGAAGCCATAGCTCTCGCTCCTGAAAACGCCGAAGTTAAAGCGGCATTTTTGAAAGTTCGAGAAGATGAGGAGAATAACCACACGCTGCTGAACCTTTGTCGGCGTTACATCCACCAGCAGGATGAAGACGCCGGCAAGGAGGCAGCAAGATACCTTCGCCAAGAGGGGCTTGAGCCGCCTACTGATGTAGCCCTCGCGTCTTTGAAGCTTGTCCTCGCATCTCCCGCCTCCAAACACTCCGCCACGCAGGATGATATAATCAGTGGTTTGGTTCGTCAAAGCGCGTCTTGTCGGCAGTACTTCGCTGCAGAGCTGCAGAGCTCTGCGACGCAGTTCTTCGATGAGATATACGATCGCGGTGATGGCGCTGTGGTCTGTTTGGACACGGTCATTCTGGATAAAGGGCTCTGGCCATCAGAGACCAATCGGAGCCATTGTGAAGGGGAGCTTCTCCAGCTGTTTATCGCAAAGCTGATGGAATCCGGTCATGACCATGACGGCCGCTCCCTCAAAGGAATCGCGCGACTTCTCGCTGTCCATGCACAATGCCTGCATCATCTAATCGACGAAGAAGGATTCGATGTGatcctttcttctcttgacCTAAGACTTCCAGTTGATGTACGCAGCCAAGCGACCTTGGCGACTGCAAAGTACCTGGAGGCGTCCCAAGAGACCGGTCAAGAACTTTTCACAAAGGTTGTGAAAGCGCGCGTCGCAAGGCGTAGATGCGAAGACTACATCATCGCTTTCTCCGCTGCTGCAGTTGTCTTTCCTCTCGTACCCGCCATAGCGTCAACCCTTTTCTTATCAGAGGGATTTCTACAGTCACTTACTCCCTTGCTTTATAAAAGACAAAAGCACCCTGCTTTGGAATTAGCAGTCCTGGAGCTATTTAATGCGGCTTGCATCGATCGAGCTTGCAGGGATGCTATTGACAAGCACCATTCAGAATGTTTGTCATATACCCTCAGCAACGGATCGCAGGAAGCTGCGGGTCTTTCTGCAGTGATTCTAGCGAAAATCCAGGCCTCTGAAAAAAAATCAGAAGCTTTGTCGAGCCGTATGCAGGAAGCAAGCACTGAGTCCCATGACTTGGTGGAACGGTTTAAAAATTTGCTCTCTGAACAACCTTCGGGAGAAGGGATCTGTCATGCTGTTGAAGGACTGGCGTATTCCTCCGTGAAACCGGAAGTGAAAGAGCAAATAGCAAAGGACTCGGACTTTCTCAAGAACCTGGTTCACATTCTGAGGAACAGGAAGGCGGAGAATACGGTGTTGTATGGTGGGCTCATGACGATATGGAACGTCACCAAATATCGACCGAATCTATCAGAGGACCAGAGGAAGCTTTCGGAACTTAAAGCGTACGCGAATACCTCGAAGCCAGCGCAACCTCATAAACTAGACGATGAAGAGCACGTGAAAATTCGTTGCACTGCCGTCATTGATGCCGGCGTTGTGCCTCTACTGATTGATTGTGAAAAGCAGAATCTCTCGTCGATAAAGAGCCTTAACCATCAGATCCTTTTGGCTCTGTCGAGAGACCCTAAATCGAGAGGAAAGCTAGCTCAGCAAGGTGCCGTGAAACTTCTCGTCGCGGCCCTTAATCCAGGAGGGGACGCTGCTCGGAAATTGAATGACTCTACTTATAATGCTGCGCACGCGCTTGCACGAATTTTAATCTCGGTGAATCCATCTCACGTTTTCCCATCTTCGGGATTCCCCCAGATCACTTCAGCGGTTCGGCCATTACTGCTTCTCCTTACTCCATCAGAGACGAGTTCTACGGACCAGCCACGCGACCTCCTCCCAATTTTTGAAAGCCTTCTTGCCCTAACAAATCTTGCATCGTCACCCGACAGAAACGCCGGAGCGAGCATCGTCCGTGCCGGATGGACCACTATCGAGGACCTACTTTTGTCAGGTCACAGCTATATCCAACGTGCTGTCTGCGAGCTCGTTTGCAATCTGATGACCTGCGAACAGGGTATCGGTAAATTTGCAGACAGATCGGCCCGCGCGAGCCAGCGTCTACATATAATTCTCGCTCTCGCGGACGTGGAGGACCTTCCGACCCGCCGAGCGGCCGGCGGCGCTCTGGCTATGCTTACTGAATACGAATCGGCGGTGTCTGCCATTCTTGATCGGGAGCGGGGATTGAAGATTATTCTAGGACTGTGCgccgacgatgacgatggcTTGGTGCATCGGGGCGTTGTTTGCTTGAACAACCTTGTCCGGGCCACCGGCGATATTGGCAAGCGGGCAAAGAAGGACCTACTCGAGAATGGCGCACTAGATACGTTGAAGACGTGCCTTACACAATCGCATAATCCGGCTGTGGTGGAAAGCGGAGTTGAGGCGTTGAAAGCGTTGATCAACTGA